The segment CAGTATGTTTTCACCCAGAAGTTCAGAGGTGTTTATATGCTTCCAATTGGCCACATGGAACCTTAATCACTGAGAGGATCCTGTGTGAATTTCTGCCATGAAGAAGTCAGTTTGTTTGTCGAGGCAACAGTTCCCCTCCCAGAATGACGAATGCCAATCAGAAACAGAACACTTGATATTTTGAGGCAGATGAGACCCGTTAAATGTGGTTCATGTTTTGGTTGAGGGGCTCCAAATGACGGCAGCTGAGCTGCTCTGGGAGCTGTTGTCGGCACTGCTGTGCTTCTTTCGTCCAATATTTACAAGTGTGCCACCAAATGTCGGCTGCTGAtagatgatgatgtgtgttagcaaaagagctgcaggtgacaTCCTGACGTCAGATTCAGTGTGTCCATACAGACCTGGTGGTAAAACGATACACTTCCTACCAGGTCTTTCGGCTAAACAATGATGTGAAGATTCTTTCTAACTTTTTTAGGGTGATGTTCTTTTCTTGAGGCTCAAACAAACCTCATGGCACCAGTCAAACAGGGTCTAACCACTCGCTGACTGTTTGTGTTCAGATGATGTGATGCTAAAATGCTAGCGCCTCGTCTGCACCGGAGGGTATAGGCAGTATGTTCCCACATGTCTCTGTGTCACACGTCTGGGAGACAGATTGTGATGGATGCTGTCTGGTTGGAGTGTCTCCATCTCCTTTgtcagtccccccccccccccccccccccccctacctGTCACATCTGAAGACAGATTGGCCAAAGGGCAGTTTGACAGGCGGCTCAGCGGGTTTCTCGGTGGGCAGGAGTGATGGACGAGGCCGAACAGGATGCTGCCACGTCTTGTTCCTGCCCACTGAGGTGGCCCCCCCACCTGTCCGATCACTCGGGGACGGCTGTGCCGCCCGCCATGACAAGGGAAGTGGTGGCTAAAGAGGGCCGACAGCGACAGGAGGCACAAAGCCTTTCCTGGATGTggaggaaggcagagagaggagtgaTGGGCCAATGATGTACTTACAAACTGTGCGGCAGGAAGAAGTCGGTCACAGCAGGGACGAAGGCGGCCCACGTCacgagggagggagagagagagagacggagagagagggCGTTAGAGGAGGTGAGAGGACCTGTGGCCAGGCAGTTCACTGTTTGAAGAGGCATATCTAGAAATCCATCTGATCCTCACAAACATTTGGCCAGAACAGGAAACACTTAAGTCCTCCCAGGATGAAGAGTAATCCCTTCAGTCCTGGGAggacctgtgctgctgctgctgctgctgctctgggaCAGTTTCCAGTTACGACAGATACAAATCAAAGGAAACAACTCTGGGTTTCACAGAGCGACATTGTAGTTTGTATCTCTGTGCGTCATCTCTGGAAAGGCATCTGCTGGACAGGGAAAGGCTGAAGGCAACATCAAAGAGGCCCGAGGGGGACTTAGCACCTTCACAGGGACACAACCTGCATTGTTCTACAATTAATCCCAGCCTGCTCTATTACTTTCAGATTATCTTTAAGTGGGTGAAGTCTTTGTGGGGCATTAAGACTCTCCTTaatcccctcccccctccccatcTCCCTGCACTTCAATGGCGAGCCGTGCTATCTTGTCCGAGTGGAGATGGCAGAGGCTTAGGGCCGCTCTTAGAAGGTGGTCCGCCGCGGCCACAGGACGGTGTGAGAACTGTGACACAGGGGAGGGACAACAAACATGAGCTCAAATCTCTTAAGCGCACAGGGAGACAAATAAAAGGATTTGGGTTGTCAGGGGGGCACAGGAGCTAAAAAGCTATCTTTCATAATCCTTTTGATAGTGGACCTTTGAAATGCGCGATCTGGATGTTTTAACACAGGGTTCTCAGAACGCtattaaggggaaaaaaaatcatggcaGGATGAGCCTGTGAAAGTTACACAAGAACGAGTAACAAGAGTCCAATCAAAAGTGGGAAGTGAACTTCTGGGAAACTTACCCCCTGAGATGGATGTTCATGGTCACAGTCAGGAGCCGCAGggagaaaaaagacagagaaataaTCATGTGATGAACAGcatccaaaaacacagaggacattAAAACTTCATGAAGAAACACTCACTGAGGTGAAGTCCTGGTTCCACCGCAGCCGAAAAGACAGAAACAAGTGTTAGTAAAATCACAAACAGGAGGATTCTCAGGATCGGGAGGGTTTAAAATGATTCCTGAAGTCCAGGAGCTACAGAACCAGGAGCACCACATGGTGAAGTGAGGGTGGGCAAAGTGAACAGTTTGATTTTTGTTGAGTCTTTGGCTCTTTTCCCGGTTCCTCAGCCTTGTTTTGCTTCGATAGCTCCTGAACCAGTACTCTTGTGCGCCATTTTGAATCCGTGAGgcatttttccactgcaggaactaacagGCCCTTTATTGATGATTTGTTAAACTCCACACTGCAGTTCCCAGCAGTCAAACTCTGAGGTGAACAAACATGAAGCATCACTGCAGCCTCCCTTGATAACTTGATTGCATGATGATGATTTATGATCTGTGGGTTCTTGTTCTTAATCTAGATTTTTTTTAGCCTGCATTTGAAAAGCATGGAACAATAGATGGAAATTAGCCTACACAGCTAATTTAGCCTGGATCACAGATTATTATTGTCTCTATCAAGTAAACGAGACAAACAAacgacacagagagagggggaaaatgCACGTAGTTTCAGTTCCTCCATTTTAAGTGCACAGTTCCTGAGTTACTTCAGAGGTTTTGTAGATGATGCAGGTATGAGAAAACTGAGCATGCTCACAAAACTACAGGAAGTACTGAAAGGATAAATATGTGGCCTGTGATGAATGATGTGAGCATTGACATCCAGTCATGCTGTCACATGGTGAAGCCTGCCATCATCATAAGTGGATGAACACTGACAGAAAATAGTTCCCATACGCTTGTGTTTCTTGGACGTAAAACGTTGTGGCACTGACATCCCTGGatgatattattattttccCATTTTTTTATAGCCAAAAATATGTAAGCGacaaaaaaacagtgtaatACAAGTCAGAGCAGTAGGCGGCGCTACCTTCTTGTTTGCCAAAGAAGGGTCCTGTCGTAGCAGCTGAGAGAGGTCAGGCACCCGGGCACCAGCCGCAGAGTAGATCCAGTCCTTCTCTATAGGATCCAGctatagaacacacacacacacacacacacacacacacacacacacatcctgttgTGGGTGCTTCTGATAGTGCTGAGGCCACGAACCCTCTAATCCATTTCCTACAAGTGACCGAGTcactgctgactgtgtgtgggaGACGCCCATGATGACGCTGCAGCACTTTTTATTGTTTGCTTAGCGAGAACTGCAGCGAGAGAGGACGCGTGTTCACAAGATCGAGTCATCATGTTAGAGGAAGAGAAACTAAAACTGTGAGGACTTCATAGTTAATGTAGAATAATGGATGAAGAGGACTCACAGCGACGGCGGCAGAGCCCATGCTGCCCGTCCCCTCCTCGTCCTGCTCGGACTCTGACTGgaacagacggacagacagagagattaGTCAGGGGGGACACAAGTTAACTGTACTGTATCAGCTCGCACAGCATGACTCACACCCACACGTTCACACACACCGCTCACACTGCTGTGATGCTTTTTCCAGCCGGCGAGATGTGACCAAAGGGTGTCAGACAGCAGAAAGGGGGTGACGGAGGTGACGGCTTCACACATGAGGGGTAATGAATAACAATCCAATTAACAATtaaccaaaaaaacaacacgcCTGCGGTGAGGAGAGGGACTCCAACAATAATGAACGTGGCCTTGTAGCAGAGTGTAAACGTGTCATTCTGGCTGATTTATGTGAGACAGCAGAGTTTTCTTTTTGATTGCTAATTGTTCTCagatcacacagagacactcggGCCTTTCATGTCGCTCGCACAAACTGTCACACGTCAGCGCGCCGAACACGGGAAGTGGAGGGCTGGTGTTTATGCAGCCCATTCCACTCTGGCACATGCCCGTTTCTCAGCACTTATTACAGACCAGTAatacatgaaaacaaaataCAGCTTGAAGGGAGCAAGTGAAGAGGGACAAAGACTTCAAAAAGACTTTCAGCACTTCTTCTAAAGACCAGAAAACACACTTAAACACTGTTATTAATGTATCCAGGCAGGGCAGATGTTTCTGAGGGGACCCTAAAAAGTGACGGACCTCTGCAGTGGGTCAGAACAAGAATCATGCAGGAATATCAGAGTAAAAAAACTTTAACGCCaggtccgtcactttttggTCCCCCTGGAAACAGTGCTGAGTACGAGCAGGTGACGTGCCCCCATGTTTAAAAAGGTttcttaaagagacactgtagaTGTTGGAGTAGCTTTGTGTTTGGCCTTTGTGAGCTTACAGGTGATTTTTGTGTGCTCGTCACAGACTTCACAGCTCGATGAAGGACTTTCAGGGCCGCTTATAGGAGCAGCAGGCAGCGCAGAGCAGGGAGACAGAAGTAGGATGAAGAGGGGTCACATGGTGCCTGAtaccgggcagggacagctgctgaaggcactgtctgcagcggccaGTTTATTTTAAGTTACACATTTTACAGGAAAGCGTTGGGCAGGAttgatgtttatttaaagaaacaaCAGTTTGATACCTGTCAtgtctgctgatgtgtgtgtgtgtgtgtgagactgtgtgtatctgcaagtatgtctgtgactgtgtgcgtgtgtgtgtgtctgtgactgtgtttgtgtgtgtgtctgtgactgtgtgcgtgagtgtgcaCTTAATGCCAACTTTCTCACATGTCAGTAAATCATCTGAATTTTTTAAGCTCACAGCTGACCTCAGATTAagattatttaaattaaatgaaatgcattaaatgaaacctttatttgtcccaccgTGGGAACATTGTGTAGCTCAGCTGctcttataaatataaaaccaTCAGGTAGCGTCTGTCATCTGAACAGGGACTAACACCTGGGTCCACAGAGCTCAGCGCTGTGGGCCGCTGCAGGAGCAGCCGTGCATCTCTTCAATGATTATTATGTTTCTAATGAGGTCCAACATGTTGCTGCTTTACATCATAACAGGCGGCTTCATTTAAATGCAGATTCTCCCCCAACTGGTTCTCCTCCCACTCAGTCAGTCAGCACACTGCAGGTTACACAGCAGCCAGGTGGTCTActcagcaccacctgctggtagAAGGAGGGAAAGCCACTGCTCCCCAAGATTTACCCCCAACAAACAGTCTCTTCTAAAACTGTCTTTAACATCACCATAACATACAGTGACAGGTAACAGTCAGTGCCTGAAACATTCTTAAACTGTTATTTTGTTTGGTTCACACCTGCAGAAGcaccagctgtgtgtttgaaatatttatcatGTATTTTATCTGTTTAGTTCTGCAACAGATTGAGTTCAAGACTAACCTCAACTTAACTTTACTGTTTGGACCCTAAAAGACCCTCGCACGTTCCCCAGAGCTGATGACTTCAAATGCATCTAAAATATATAGTTAATATATAATGTACATATTATAAGGTATCATTTTGTTTGGATTATTGCAGCTAAACCGACTGAATGACTCGTCAGCTCTCAGAAATCAGGCGCAGAATCAAAACAAACCAGCcgacaaaaacacatcaataaCGCTTTGTTTTCGTAGCtttgcgccctcttgtggtcgtGATGTTAAGCACACATGAAGCTGTCGTCAGGATCCAGCAGTTATGGGCACGCTTGCTTGTAATGTTTTATATTAGACCACAGTTAGCGGTTAGCATGTGATGCGCTACTTTTTACTTTCTGTgggttgtttttcttcctttgttgatctgattggttgactgACAGGGcggttcatccaatcacctggcACCTGTCCTTCctaaataaaaaagcaaactCTGGGCTATTTCTGGgacctgttgccatggtaaccatgaTAATGGAGGAACAGGTTTAGGCTTGTGATTAAAGCGTGACCacatgtccccccccccccccccccccccccccccccccgatgtGTGATACGTTTAGTTTGAGGTCAGGGGGGTTCACAGTTAGCGTTAGCATGTAGCTTTGGTTTCCACCCTCTGTTTGAGTGACGGTTAATGTTTATGCTTTCGTggctgtgtgtctacacacacacacacacacacacacacacacacacacacacacacacacacacacacacacacacacacacacacacacacacacacacacaccacatgtcACTGTACATTAGATCTCCCATCCTTAGTTTACTGCATGAACAATATGTGGCAGGACGTGCAGAGGATTAAGTGCATTAAACCCTCCGTTTATTGTCAAACTGCTCGGTGCTGCTGTGCATTAAACTGCCGGCTTTATGTAAAGACATAAGCCCTCTGACCTTTCTTCAACAAAGCTTAGTGCTCGtccacagtgtctctgtgtcataaaacactgacacacaccccgagagggagagagagcgagagagcacCAACAAAGACGGGCTTGTTTAGAAGTAAATGCTTACATAAAGagtaaacacactgtgtgtgtgtgtgtgtgtgtgtgtgtgtgtgtgtgtgtgtgtgtgtgtgtgtgtgtgtgtggccgaGGCGATGGCAGAGTCATCATTTCTCAGCTTGTGcctcagttatttttttttttttaaactcacgTCGGGTTCTCCACATGACATGGGCTCGTCCtgtgtctcctgctgctgcGGTGGCGGCCGTGACGTCACGGCGTCCGTCACCTCCCACTGTGCGGTGGCGGCCGTCGGTCGGGCCGGGCTCTGTCGGCCTCCGTCCGTCTCGTGATGTTTGGCGTCTCGCTCAGTCAGCAACTgtctgtacttcttcctcagaaTCAGGTACTTCTCGCCCTGCGAAAGACAAACGACAGGAAGGAACAGAAATGGCGGCCACTACTGTAGGAGTTAGAGGTTCATAAGTCTTGGCTAATCCTGTTGTCACATCTCGGACGCCCTTTGACCTCACTTATCCAGAGCTGAAAGCGTTGGAACTCATTGATCAGCTGCTTTATTTCATTGATCGTCTCTGTCTTTTGAACTCCTGATCAGAACTGTTTTATATTATGTAGATTAGGCCACAGCatggttagcatgttagcatgagGAGGCTCCCTCTGCTACCTCTCCAGGCTGTTATTCAGCTCTTTCAGCTTTGTCAACAAACCTGACGTGAAGTGAAAGCAGCGAGAGAAGTGCAACGTCTGCCGGTTTATATATCGATGTCTGTGCCATTTATTCTCAGGTCTTTAagcatctctgtgtttttgatcCTTAAAATGGCAAATTATTCCTCTAGACATTTGACTTAGAATCTGGATGGATCCATGCAGACTAACTCAGCTGAGTTGGAATTCGGTGTTTTTAAGTGCAGCTGCGGTCTCTTGGGGCGATAGCAGTGGTACAAACAGTTCtatgaaaacaaacagattaGGAGACTCTCCGCTCAGTTTATATGTGAGGAAGAAAATCTTTTCCTGAAAAGGTCAAATCCTTCACTTACATTCTCTGACTTCACCACGGCGATCCGGTCGATGACCAGCTTGAACTCCTCTCTGTATTTAGCTGTTGGGGGGAAAAAGATAGATTCAGATTTTATTAGAGAGGCCTCACAGAGGAggtaaacacagtgtgtgtgtgtttacactttgTCTGCTTTGTGTTACAGTCTTCAGGCTAAAGAGGAAGGAAGTTTGATCCTCTGCACCAAAGATCCACACAGATCAGATAGAGCCGCTGTTTACAGGCTGCTGACAGTCAGACTGTGTGCCTGCTTATCAGGCTGTTTTGCAGGCGGAGGTATTCCACTCATGCAGAGGTGAGCGTGAGCACGCAGCTCGGGACAATCGGAGCGTTTCCTTTTCCTGGCGTGAGCGGAAACAGCGTTTAGCAGTGAGACAGTTGCCCTCACAACAACAGGAAGCCACAGAAGAGCTGCTAGCTTAGCACAGTGGGCATACATGCTGGGTATTTATTAGCCAGaggtgtgtacacacacacacacacacacacacacatgtatgtacCTTCACCCCCACTCGCTTCACTTCCCAGCATGCCCCAGTTTCAGTGATGGAAACGCGGCCCCATTAGAGCTCCACATCCATTCATGCATGTGGACTTAATTATGATTAAAACCCTATCATCACAATTACAACATGGAAAGCTGCTCCGCACCACAGCGGCTGAGCGTGTGGGAAGCACTTCTCTAATTGGACGGTGTGTCAGATGGCAGCGCTCTAAACCTCTGTCAACAACTGCAGTGCTGACACGGCATCTGG is part of the Parambassis ranga chromosome 7, fParRan2.1, whole genome shotgun sequence genome and harbors:
- the LOC114438860 gene encoding ankyrin repeat domain-containing protein SOWAHB isoform X3 yields the protein MGDVSEESLLDYFYSVGGNSGRVKNADLLKTFKPFIGHSDLQLRAKYREEFKLVIDRIAVVKSENGEKYLILRKKYRQLLTERDAKHHETDGGRQSPARPTAATAQWEVTDAVTSRPPPQQQETQDEPMSCGEPDSESEQDEEGTGSMGSAAVALDPIEKDWIYSAAGARVPDLSQLLRQDPSLANKKSLTAGNCSVEFNKSSIKGLLVPAVEKCLTDSKWRTRVLVQELSKQNKAEEPGKEPKTQQKSNCSLCPPSLHHVVLLVL